AGGCCCACTGGATCTGCAAACAAAGTGCAGGTGAGAATTTACACTGCTTGTTTAATCCATTGGTGTCTAAATCAGGATTCCCTTTGCAAATGTACCCTTTGAGGCCTCAGTCTTGCAAACTCTTACTCATGGGAGAAGTCCTTGCTTTTACAagtagtccctttgaagtcagtggaactgctcTCATGAGCAAAGGTTTGTAAGAGTAGGTACTTAGTGCTCAGGGTTTGCATATACTAGGAGGTTTTGCTGCTTTaactaaggcctgatctacactagaaaattaggttgctttaactatgtcagtcaggagtgtgaaaaatccacattgtTAAACTGATCTAAATTCCTGTGTAGAAAGCACTGGGTTGACAGAACATCAACCTAGCTCCCCCCTCTTGGGGAGGGGAATTACCTATGCTGGTGGGAGGATCCCGCCTGTTTGCATaggtagcgtctacactgaagcgctagaACGGCACAGCTGCTGTTCTGCTGTAGTatttgaagtgtagacaagccctaaatcagcATAGTGCCCTATACCCACATTAGTGAGGATGCAGTTATACTCGTGTAGCATAGTCAAGCTCAGGATCTGAAGTAAGCActgtcaggccaggtctacaaCTATCGACCTATATCAGTAAACGACATTGCTCTACTGTGGAAAAAAATCTGCACTCCTGAGCAaggtagttataccgacctaacccccccaccccccatgtagacagcactatgttgagaTGAGAGCTGATACCaccttttggggaggtggattaactatggcgatgggagaagctctctcgtTGGCGTAatagcgtcttcactaaagcgctacagCGGCGGAGCTGCACCAATGCAACTGTAGCACTGTATGTGAAGATAAGCCCTCAGGAAAAGGCACCTTTcatatcagtataactgcatctgcaCTTGGGCTTTtagcttttaagtgtagactggtCCTTAGCCCTagaccataggcaccgactccatgggtgctctggggctggagcatccatggggaaaaaagGGTGGGTGCCgaacacccaccagcagcccttccccctcctcccccccccatcagaaCCTCCCTGTCTCCCCAGTACCTCCCgcgaacagctgttttgcagcatgaaGGAGGTTgggagggacagaggaggagcGAGGACATGGTGTGCTCAgggcggaactgggtgggaagaggtgggtccgaggccttggggggaaggagtggagtgggggcagggcctggagcagagctgggggttaagcacccccccacctcccggcACCTttgaaagtcggcacctgtgcccTAGTCCTCCTGTgatcaagattttaaaaacagacaagCTTTTCAAATGGAGTTAATTTGATATTCTTAATGTATTAAACAGGAAATACACATTGCTGTTGAGTCTAGGACTTGTCTGCACCAGAGAAGTGTAAATTTTAGTATGCACTAGCATGTCATGCACTTACTGGACCAAAGTTCCCTAGTGTACGTTAATGTAAGTCCCGTTTCAAACTGTACTATATTAGCACACTAGGGAATCTTCAGTGCACGCCAGCAGGATTCACAATTCTGTTGTGTCATCGCTTTATAAACTGCTGACATGACAGAGCATACAACAATAATATCTAGCTTTTACATAGtactttttcatcagtagatctcagagcaTTTTATAAAGGAGGCCAGTGTGACCCTCATTTTAGAGATaggaaaattgaggcacacagGTGCAAgcgacttgcctaaggtcacctaTCAGTTCatgtcagagctgggactagagcccAGGTCTTCTGAGGACCCTAGTGAAGAATGTAGCGAAACGTGCTGTAGGTTGACTAAAGGATTGTCTACAAAATGCTTTAGTCCACACCAGGGGGGGCTTATTCATCAGCTTATGAATCTGATCCTACATAGAGCAAACCTGACATTTTCACACAGCCACTTACAATATAGTCCAACTCAAATGATCCAACAGCATTCCCTGTTTCTACAGGGTCTCAAAAATGGAGAATTATTTCCATATTCGGAGGTTAAGGGAAGTTTGCTTTGTCttaaattatctggaaaattAAATTGGACAACTTCACAATTGCCTTCTTTTAATCCTGCCAGTCAAACAGACAAGCTTTGTTAcatgccacctcactgttcattcCTGCACTACAATGCGCATTACTGTACATTGTGTCATGTAAAACCAGGCCCTGGTAATGCTCAGATTGAAAAAAATTCACTCCTAGAGGACCAGTACGTGGCCTATGTGCtacttaagccctattttgagagCTTAAGTGGTGCATGGGTCTTGCAttagcacaggggtgaatttcaacaAGTGGGGGAAACCTCAAGTAATGCTGTTTGTCAGggtctcaccacactggcaccTCCTGCTAGCAGGGGCAGcagttttgtataatttttggtggtgcccagaacaggtccaagttccgctcaccccccccacccgcatAAGCCtatatatgttttttaaaataatgtaaaaatggactggaaacagtaagtGTTTAACAGTTTCCTATATTGCacaatggggtgtgtgtggggggggggagggggatgagggctctggctaggggtgcaggctctagggtgaggctgggagggggctcagggctagggcagagggttggggcggatgagggctctggttggggcgGATGAGGGCTCAGCTatggcaggggggtgagggctgcgggtgaggggttcacagtgcaggagggggctcagggtggagcagagggttggggtgtaggggggtgagctctggcttggggtgcaggctctagggtggggcaggggtggggttgaggagtttggggtgcaggcaggctgccctgcgGCTGGAGCCAGAGAGGACAACGCCACAGACCCCTAGCCCTATCTCCACGGCAACAGCGAGCTCCAGGGGAGGTGAGCCCCTCTAACCcctggcagcacactcacccgGCACcgtcactgcacgtgctcctaggggccaggcccctctcaggtccaggaagcccccttaCCTCCCCTGTGATGGGTGCCAGAGGatggggctgccatcacatgtggcctCCTCCCCTGCTACCTCTCTCCATAGCCTCATGGGGCTgtcccttgcccagcatggggcaggagtggtggctgCGTGGATCACACACTCGGACACTCACCCACCCGAGTCCtagcagctgctcaggtgaggTCCAGACTCAGTTTCCTGGAATCCCCCTCAGTGTCGCCTCCTGGTGGGTGCCAGGGAAGGGGATGGCTGCAAATCAtgtgtgcacctcctcccccagcaggtGCAGCAGCTGCGTCAGCCTGCCACCTGCACTGCTTGTGTTGTAGGCAGCAGCGGCCACTGGCAGTGGCGAGGGAGTGCAGCGTGGAGCAGCAGGGCAGCCGCCCGCTTGAGGCAGGGATGCTCCAGGGCTCAGGGGAGGCGCGCGGGGGCTGGGGGACGCTCCGGGGAGGCGCATGGGGGAGACACCTGgctccaaacattggtggagccgggccctgaatattcctggagccttAGCACCACGGGCCAATGCAActcactgcccctgcctgctggctgtTTCGGGCATTAGTTCTGGTCAGCAGGGGTGCTCTCCGGTGGTGGTGGCTCTCCCGTCCTAGTCTCTACCTGAAGACCCACTGCCTCTCCTTCGTGGCACAGCCCTCTGGCAATGTCACAGTCCGGGtcccccccttccaggggactcCTTCTGCATCAGTCTAGCAGCTCCTCGCAGCGGCTTGGCAGTCCACAAcctggctgctgcttcagcaGCGTGTCTGTGTTGGgcagggggggagagggtggcGGACTCAGACCTGCCCACTACtatgtgtcccagcccagggaccctgtaaacaacagctttctgctgcccctcctttctttctccacCAGTCTGTCTCAATTCCCTCagctacttccccacagccccagccccttcgGCTCCTTCACCCGCTTCTCAGGGCCTCGGGCCTGCAAGCCCTAGTAGCCCCGTTCACAGTGCTAGTCCTGCAGCCCTCTAGGACACCAGTCCCCTCCCTTAGGCTTCCTGCAGCAGACTCCTTGCTCTGGCCTGCAGCTTCCTTTTCtatgggccagctgggccctgattggttgGTCCTGCCACCACCCTAATTGGCTGCAGCCACAGCTCTAATTGGTGTTTCCTTGCAGCCTTCCAGACTGTGTTTTAACCCTGTCAGGGCCAGTGCGGGGCAGATGCCCTATCACACTGTTGGATAGGTTTGAGCTGGGGAGCCCAACAAAGGCAGTATGCATGGTAAACCTATAGAGAGCACAGCCGTATCGATCTGATCAGAACCTGGGTTCATTGCTGTCTGTCACTCATCATCATGTTTCCTTGTTTAGATGGAACCGCAAAACACTTTTTATGTTAACTCGGGAGTAGTGCACATGCCAGCTGCTGCtaggggggaaaaatgaagcagGGGTTTTCGCCGGAGCACATCTCTGAGCATTTTGGAGCAttggctccagggcaggtgtgGGTATCTGCATACATTCCACTTCAGCTGGCGACCTGCATTTTATTGTTCTTCCCATCTTCTTTCCCCCCTCGCAAGATACTGAGCGGTATCAAGAACACAAAGGAAAGGTCCTTCTCTCGCCACCAAGTCTTCCATCACAAGTACATGCAGATTTGAATTCTGCTAAAGAAGCTTGCCTGGAGCTTAGGGGGAAATGCACAGGAATTTCTACATGGAATAATGCATATGCCCTTGCCAGGGGGACCGTATTGTTGAAGAGTGAGGAGAGCAATTCCTATGCCTATGTAAAATCAGGTAAGTTGACTTATTAGAACAATCCATAGATCAAATCCACTGCATCACATGACCACTTACATGCTCTGAGTGAAATTCTGATTCATTGGTGTTAGTtgaacaactcccattgactttactagAGTCAGGCTTTCACTCTCTGTTCCTCCTGCATCATGTAGAAGGGCAGAGAGAAGCTGCTTCTGATGCCACTGTGATCTTCGTATTGATTGTTAGGATAACAGCAGTGCCGTGGTTATAGCTGCTTCCCAATATCTTGTATTTTTTCCCTGAAAGTATGTCACATTCTCCAGTGTTGTATGATGATATAGCTGAAGACTTTGTGGGAATGACCATCCAAACTTTTGTGAGTTTCCTTTGGGTCAGTTCAGTGAGACCATTGGCCTGACAAGCTGCACACATGTTACCAAAGTTTCTGTCAGGGGCAAGTATGATCTGCTCAGAATTGATTATGCACTGTGGAATTTcaagtcatatttttaaaataatttgaataaattgttgccccttttcgaccTGAGCAGCTAGTGACATTTcagggccctggggatgttccatTTGGAAGTAGAAGTTggtggagtctggtattttctttgatgcaatcttgtttatttaccaAGAACTTACAAAGTGCTGCTGCCCTGAATGAAGGGGCAAGAACAAGAGTAGCAGTTTCTAGCTTAGAGCTCCAGTCCCAAAAGTTCGCTTTCAAGCTTTTTCCAGAGTCTGACCGTGCTCAGAGGCTAGCGCTTGGCTTTCTCTTGCTTTTGcctctggctctctctctcccgTCTCACTTACTTTCTGTGTGCTCTCTAACTCTTTTCCCCCCTGAAATCCAACACACCTGGTCACAATACGCAGTGGAACCTACCCACTTGGTGCTTGTTTCTGGGCAGATTCTATTAGGCCTTGTTTTAGATATGACCCCTTAATTGTTTATACAGCTATCTTAAGTGAAGGGAGTGTTCACACATCTGTTTGAGTGAGGTTTTAACTAAATGCATAACAAGGTTTCGCCCAGCTCATAACAATATTGTTTTGTGTCTTACTGTTGGTGGTTGTTGGTGTAAGGCAAAATTGTGGCATTTGGCTGAAGCCCCAATGGCTACACTGCCCTGCGGTGAGCACCATAAGGCATTCTTTGAGGGGTGAAGCATACCCTCGCTCCTGGCTGGCCCTAGGGAGGCAGAGCCCCAGCCCTTTAGGCTCCTCACCCCTGCCTCCTTTCCACAACTAGCTTCCTAAAGGGAGCAAGCAGGTGGTAGCCCTTGTGTTCTGTGGGTCAGTCAGTTTGGGGAGCCCTTACATAGGCTACCCTGGGGTGATGCCCCTTACTCCTTATCTGACTGTAAGAGCTAGCCACAGTCTCGCTATAAATTTGTATCATGTCAGCCTATGTGTCCCTGAAATGAATGACAGTGCTGTTTTCTGTCTTGTTCTTAGATTGCTCCATGGGTTACTTTGGAAGGGATTGTTCGTCTGTGTGCGGTTTGTGTCACAACGATGATCTGTGCAATCCCTATACGGGAACTTGTGATGATTTCCATTTGTGCAGTGTTCAGAGTGCACCTGCAGCCTGTGAGAGAGGTACCTAAACATAAGTGCTTTATATGTGGCAGGTTTACCTAATGCAGTACAAAAATTTAAAGGTGAGTGATTGCCCTTGTTCTTGGCATAAGCAATATTGCATGTGTTCACTCCTAGCAGTTATTTCCCTTTCCCCTGCATTTTGTCAATGTTTAACTAATTCTCCTTTTTTATGTCATGTCAGTAATCTGGACCCTCGGGTACTGTTACTCTTTTGTATTTGATTAGCTATGAAAAGTTTGTGGTGCCCTCGTTTTTCTGGTTGGTCGTATTGGAGTGGCAAATGTTACTATTTCAGCACAGaggcccctgccagctggcttCAAGCAAGGGAGAAGTGTAGAAGATACAGAAGTGCAGATCTGCTATGGATTGAGAGCCCAGAAGAAATGGTATTTCTTAGAATTGGTGGGGAAATgtcaatgaaaaagaaaaatgttacacACAAGTATTTTCCATTGTTTGACATGCTATAGCATTTATGAAATGTGGTCTTAAAAATATCAAATCTAGTAATTCAGCCATTGGGTTGGAAAGCACCACTGTAAATAACTCGTTCATATTTTCTTGTGTCACTAACAGAATTGGTTGTTCTCAGTGATTCCATCTGAAACCTTTTGGATTGGATTGAATAGCAGGCAGCAAGAGTCTAtatggatttggtcaaatgaaaagTCAGCTGCTAAAGAACTCGATTGGTAAAGTAGTGTGTGACCCTAACAGGCATTGTAAGGACCAGaatcttagctggtgtaaattgatgtagctccactgaagttagtagagctatgctgacttacaccagctgagaatcggGCCCATAATATCAGTTCAAAGCAAAACAGAATTTGTCACTTTGAGACATTTCAGCACAATCGCTGTACTGAGGAAGGTACAGTGTGAAGTGATGCTGAAGTTGCAACAGTCGCACATCCTGGAAAAAATGTACAAGAGCTAGGGaaaatttttcaaatgaatttgaaagagtctgattttttttaatgaatttttctcATTTTCGACCAGTGCTAAAATGCCTCAATCTGGAATCATGTTTTCAATGTATTGAAAAGCTGTAACAGATCTAGAAACTAGCATGAGACACTGCTGAGTTTGtgaactctctgtgcctcagaaaTAGAATATATACCATGGATGGAACCAAAGCATGCTGTGATAGCCAGAGCATGCAATTTACGTAATTCCAAATTTGTCAGCTTGGTCCCTTGAAACGTCTGGCAAAGAGCAAGAATGGGGGATGTCACTGAAAGCAGAAATAGAGGAAGCTTAAAAAGATGTGTGGCTCATTCTGTTAATATAAATATGTAGTGCCCTGTTGACCTTAATGCTTTAGAGACCAGACGGATCTCATCTGGCTTTTGCTTGAGTAGGAATCTGTTGGGTTTTGGAAGGAACACAGATCTTCTTCCCAGAGTCGTAGAAACTGGTTTATTTCTTTCAAATGTTCTTTTTGCATCCTGAACAGCCAGTGTGATCTATTGGATTGAGCTTGGGGCTGGGAATCAGATGATTTGGACTCTATTTGTGGTGCCTTTACTTGACTATGAATTGGCACGAGTTGCTGaatctctctttgcctcaatttccccatgtaaacTGGATAATATAATACTTGCCTACCTCTGTAAAGGGATCTGAGATAAGTACAAAGTGTTCTTTAGCCCCTGGGAGAGTGGCACTGGGGCATGGGGCTTTAGTGCcacaggtggggggtggagtgccAAGGATCGGGGCTTCTGCCTCAtgagaggtgccagggctcctgtaggtttgaaaatatttaccagagctctgtTCCCGatggctccagctgaatttaagccctgctcaTGGATCATGTAGGTCCCACTTATGTCATGTGGTACTTATGTAATATATAAGTCTTGTGTtcaccctctgcacaggggttaaTTTCACTCCTAGAACCTGATCctgagtcaatggaaagactcacaagGATGTTTTGAGGATTAATTGTTTATAAAATACTTGGAAGTTGAGCAATATTGTTATATATGCTATGTGTTTAAATGGCTGTCCTGTCACAGCTAAAGCTTTAGAAAAGATAAaccttgaatcatagaatcatagactatcagggttggaagggagctcaggaggtcatctagtccaaccccctgctcaaagcaggaccaatccccaattaaattatcccagccagggctttgtcaagcctgaccttaaaaatttctaaggaaggagattctaccacctccctaggtaacgcattgcagtgtttcaccaccctcctagtgagagagtttttcctaatatccaacctaaacctcccccactgcaacttgagaccattactccttgtcctgtcatcttctaccactgagaatagtctagaaccatcctctttggaaccacctctcaggtagttgaaagcagctgtcaaatcccacctcattcttctcttctgcagaccaaacaatcccagttccctcagcctcttctcataagtcatgtgttccagacccctaatcatttttgttgcccttcactggacactctccaatttttccagatccttcttgtagtgtggggcccaaaactggacacagtactccagatgaggcctcaccagtgtcgaatagaggggaacaatcacgtccctcgatctgctcgctatgcccctacttatacatcccaaaatgccattggccttcttggcaacaagggcacactgttgactcatatccagcttctcgtccactgtcacccctaggtccttttccgcagaactgctgcctagccattcggtccctagtctgtagcggtgcattggattcttccgtcctaagtgtaggaccctgcacttatcattgttgaacctcatcagatttcttttggcccaatcctccaatttgtctaggtccctctgtatcctgtccttACCTGTCACCGTATTTACCAcgcctcctagtttagtatcatccgcaaatttgctgagagtgcaatccacaccatcctccagatcatttatgaagatattgaacaaagggATACAAGTACTTCCAGTTTGACATTCAGTGGTCATGTATTTTGTATTTCAGGTTATCCATGAATGGACATCCATCTGGAAGATGTGCAGGTATCCAGCCAGCACCCAGAAGTATATTAAAGTTTAACTGTGAAAATAAGTACAGATGGCTTTGTAAGAAAGCTGAATGTAAGTTGCAATGAGGGAGTTTAAGGAAATTTTTTCcaaactttctctttttttttcctcaactTTTGGGGGCTGAGGCGGGAGACTCGAAGTATGAGACTAGAATATAATACAAATTAATTATATAAAGCCTCTGTCCTGCAAACCTGCCCGGAGTTATTCAGTGTTTAAAGTGACCATAGAGATTATTAGTAGATAGTATAAATTATGGAAAATGGGGTTTAAAGACTGCAGGCTGGGAAGAAATAAAAGCATTTAGCTACAAGAGTAATACTGAGTTATCAAGGAAACAGACAATGGAGGAAAGATTTGAAAGTCAGTATGGTGGAGAGATACATCAAGGTTCTAGATGGCAGGAACTTCGGAGGAGAAGGTTCTTGTATCAACGCTAGCCAGACCGGGAGAAGTAGTAGAGACAAACCAATGGAGTGGGGTAGGGAAATGAGAGCAAAAGGCTTGTAAAACAGGGTAGCCTAAGTCCATGGAGAACAACAGTCCTTGTCTGGATCCTCATCTGGTGTGAATGGGCATAGCTCCCTTGAAGTAGTTGAGGCTGCACCCAGATGTTTGGCAATCTGGACTGCTACTAT
Above is a genomic segment from Natator depressus isolate rNatDep1 chromosome 8, rNatDep2.hap1, whole genome shotgun sequence containing:
- the LOC141992659 gene encoding uncharacterized protein LOC141992659 → MLSCELDTKGSLFMQSLARSFVVQKWILGLPLNDFWIGLNNLENVTNFAWSEGTLADITAPWLWTLRPAQPNTAYCVKISNGILIALDCSAKAHWICKQSADTERYQEHKGKVLLSPPSLPSQVHADLNSAKEACLELRGKCTGISTWNNAYALARGTVLLKSEESNSYAYVKSDCSMGYFGRDCSSVCGLCHNDDLCNPYTGTCDDFHLCSVQSAPAACERAMKSLWCPRFSGWSYWSGKCYYFSTEAPASWLQAREKCRRYRSADLLWIESPEEMVFLRIGGEMSMKKKNVTHKYFPLFDML